CCCATCCGGGAACCCCGTCCGAACTCACCGGCACGCCCCCTCCTGGAAGCAGCGAGAGCGATCGAGTCTGGGGGAACTGCCGCTCCCCCGAAATCTGGGCCCCCGCGGCCGCCGCCAGAATCAGAGCCCCTGCGGCCGCCAACCTCGCTCGCAACGTGACATCGCTTTGTGCCATAATCCCTTCCGCACTCCTATGAAAGCCGGCGGCGAGCAATCGCCTTAATCGGTTCCGGCCGAGGGGTAGAACGGAAAACAGTTTGCCATAGATGACCGCTTCGAAGGCGGGAATTGCGGCGCTCCGGGCTGCCCAGTCTGGAGCGCCAAATCATTTGTAAGGAGCAAGGCAACTTATGCCCACGGCCGAAAAACAGAGAACCATCGAGGAGGTTGGCGAGCTTTATTCGAAGTCCGCTGGACTTCTCTTCACGGATTATCGCGGCCTGAAGGTTCGGGAGTTGCAGGAACTTCGGTCCAAGCTCAAGGACGCGGGCGGTGAGATTCACGTTGTGAAGAACACCCTCTTGCGCCTCGGCGTGGGCGAAGTGATGAACGAGCTGCCTTTGGAGTACCACAGCGGGCCGACGGCGGTCGCCTTCGTCTTCGAAAACGAAAGCGCCTGCGCAAAGGTTCTTGTGGATTTCGCCAAGACGCATAAGGCGTTTGAGGTGAAGGGCGGGTATATCTCCGGAAAGTCGTTCGACGCAAAAGCCGTCGAGTTCCTTTCCAAGCTTCCCTCGCGCGAGGAGTTGATCGCTCAGGTCGTCGGTCTGGTGGCCGCGCCTCTCAGTCAACTCGTCGGCGTCGTGGAGGCGATCTACGCCCAACCGATCCGAACGGTTTATGCGGCGGCCGACAAGCTCATGGAAGGCCAGCCTTCCCCTGCCGCCGAACCCCAAGCAGAGGCATCCGGCCCCGAGCCCGATGCCCCTGCCGCAGAATCCGAAACCCCGGCGCAAGACTCGCCCGCGGAGCCCGAGCCCGCGAGTGAGCCCACGCCCATAGCCGAAGCCGAAGAGAACACTCCCGAGGCAGAGGCATCCCCGAACGAATCGAACTGAAGGAATAAGCTATGGCAAGCACAGTAGAAACCATCGTTGAACAGATCAGCAACATGACCGCCCTCGAGCTCTCTGAGCTGAAGACGGCCCTCGAAGAGAAGTTTGGCGTCAGCGCGGCAGCCCCAATGATGGGAATGCCGATGATGATGCCGGGCGCCGGTGGCGGCGACGCTGCCCCCGCAGCCGAAGAGAAGACGGAATTCGACGCCGTCCTCGCTTCAGTGGGCGACCAGAAGCTTCAGGTCATCAAGGTCGTACGAGAACTGACCGGACTCGGCCTCAAGGAAGCCAAGGACCTCGTCGACGGAGCGCCGCAACCCATCAAGCAGGGCGTTCCGAAGGAAGAAGCCGACAAGATCGCGGCAGCGATCGCTGAAGTCGGTGGCAAAGTCGAAGTCAAGTAGGCATCGCCTACGCGGTCTCGCGAACGAATTGCCTCGACTGCCCACGGGCGTCGGGGCAATTCTGCCAGTATGGGCTTACCCTTTGGCGAGAGCCTTTTCTTTGCGCTTGCTCCCGCCGTCGCCGCCCTTCTTCTTGAACACGACCGCGCCTTCGGCGTCCAACGTCGCGACGACGACGTCACCGGCGCTGAACCGTCCATACAGCAGTTCCTCGCTCAGCGGGTCTTCGATGAACCGTTGCACGGCTCGCCGCAACGGCCTTGCGCCCAAGTTCGGATCGTAGCCCTTGTCCACGAGCATGTCCTTGACCTCGTCGCTGAGCTCGATCGTGAGGTTGAGCGCGGCGGCCTGTTCGTTGACTCGTCGCAGATAGAGGTCGGCGATCCGAAGGATCTCGTCCTTCTTGAGGTGATGGAACACGATGACCTCGTCGATGCGGTTGAGGAACTCAGGACGGAAGAGCTTCTTCATCTCATCCATCATCTTGTTCTTCATCGCCTCATAGGTTCGAGGATCATCGATGTCTTGCTTCACGGCCCGGAATCCGAGTCCTTGATCGAGTTCGATCGGCTTCACGCCGACGTTCGAAGTCATGATCAGCAGCGTGTTGCGGAAATCGACGGTGCGGCCCTGCGAATCCGTAAGCTGTCCGTCCTCCATGATCTGCAAGAGGATGTTGAACACGTCGGGGTGCGCTTTCTCGATCTCATCGAGCAAAACGACGCAGTACGGGTTGCGGCGCACCTGTTCGGTGAGCTGCCCGCCTTCGTCATACCCAACGTATCCCGGAGGCGCGCCCACGAGCCGGCTCACGCTGAACCGCTCCATGTACTCGGACATGTCGATTCGGACAATGTTCGACTCTTTTTCGTAAAGGTACGCGGCGAGCGCCTTGGCGAGTTCGGTCTTTCCGACACCGGTCGGCCCTAGGAAAATGAACGTGCCCATCGGCCTCTTGGGGTCCTTGAGTCCGCTTCGTGACCTTCGGATCGCCCGCGATACCGCTGCGACGGCCTCGTGTTGGCCAATGATCCGCTCGTGCAGGTCGTCCTCCATGCGGAGCAGCTTCTGCGATTCCGCCTCGACGAGCCTTGTCACCGGGATGCCGGTCCAACTCTGAACGATGGACGCGATCTCCGATTCGTTGACGATCGGTTCGGGCTTCTCTTGCTGGTCCCAACTCTCTTCACGGTTGGCGAGATCGTGTTCGAGGGCCTCGTACTCCTCTTCCATCTTGGTGACGGCCGATTCGTCGTGCTGTCGCTTCTTGATGTGCTCGATGTCTTCCGCGAGCTTCTTGAGCTTGGCGCGGTCTTGTCGAATGTCGAGCGGGGGAAGGCTCTGCTGCAAGCGAACCCTTGAGGCGGCTTCGTCGATCAGGTCGATCGCCTTGTCGGGGAGCGACCGGTCCGAGATGTACCTATTGGAGAGGCTGACCGCGGCCTCGATCGCGTCGTCCGTGATCTCGACCTTATGGTGCGCCTCATAGCGCTCGCGGAGGCCCTTCAGAATGTCTTTCGCTTCTTCCAATGAGGGTTCGCGGACCTTGACGGCCTGGAACCTTCGCTCGAGGGCGGCATCGCGCTCGATGTACTTGCGGAATTCGTCTTGGGTGGTCGCGCCGATGCACTGCAACTCCCCGCGAGCCAACGCGGGCTTCATGATGTTGGAGGCGTCGATCGCGCCTTCTGCCGCGCCAGCCCCCACCAGAGTGTGCAACTCGTCGACGAAGAGAATCACTTGGCCATCGGCCTTCCTGACCTCTTCCATCACCTTCTTCATGCGCTCTTCAAACTCGCCCCGGTACTTGGTCCCTGCCACCAGGCCCGCAAGGTCCAGCGCGACGATTCGCTTGTCGCGGAGCAGATCGGGGATGTCGCCGCTGATGATTCGAAGCGCCAACCCTTCTGCGATGGCGGTTTTCCCGACTCCAGGATCGCCGATCAAGCACGGGTTGTTCTTGGTGCGTCGGCAAAGGATCTGCATGACCCTTTCGATTTCGCTGATACGGCCCACAACGGGATCGAGCCGGCCATCGCGGGCAAGGTCGGTGAGGTCGCGGCCGAACTCGTCGAGGGTCGGAGTCTTGGTGCCCGGGGCGTGCGCGGCCCTTCCGCTCGAACGCCCTTGAGTCTCGTTCTCCTGAAGCGACTGGACTTCTTTCCGAGCGCGGTCGAGTTCGACGCCGAGCTTGGTCAAAACGCGTCCGGCGAGTCCATCCCCTTCCCGAATGAGACCGAGGAGCAGGTGCTCGGTGCCGATGTAGTTGTTGTTGAGTTGCCGAGCCTCATCATAAGCTAGGTCGATGACCCGTTTGGCTCTCGGCGTGAGAGTCATCTCCTGGGCGGTTCGGCTCTCGCCACGGGGGAGCTGCTTCTCCACTTCTGAACGGACTCGGCCCAGGCTAACGCCGAGCTTCTCCAATACGCGCGATGCAACGCTCTCCGACTCTCGCACCAGCCCCAAAAGCAGGTGCTCCGTCGAAACGTATCCTTCACCGAACTTCTGCGCCTCTTCTTGGGCGTAGAAAACGACCTTCCTGGCTCTTTCCGTAAAGCGTTGCCACATAGATTTTCTCTTGTTTACCTCTATCCGAGGCGTCCGTACCGTGTTCGACAGCCTCGAACCGTATCGTGTTCTACGAACCAGACGATGGACCCATCTCTTTCGAATGTAGGAACACCCTGTTTAGACGTGCGTCGCCTGGCGCCAGCATCGGCTCGGATTCGAGAACCCATATCTTAGCGTCGGTACCCAACTTATCGGCACGAACCTCTCATCCATCCAGGGGAAAACGCCTCAAACCTGGTGTAGAAATTGCGCCGGATTTGTCAATCGCGCCGTGGGTCCAACGCCCCACTTCGATTCGCGGTCCGGACGGAGCGTTCCAATCGTCTGAACAGCGGAGGTTCAATCAGGTCATGCAGGGCGCTTGGAAGGTCGGATTGCTTGTGGTCGTCTTTGGGGTCTTGCTAGTCGCGGGATTCCAGTTCTTGGGAAAGAGCGTCTTCGCGCAACCGACAGACGAATACTACGCCGAACTCGAATCCGTCGAGGGCATTTCGGAGGGGACGAAAGTGTTGATGGCCGGGGTGCCGATCGGCACGGTGCGCCGCGTCGAACTGACGGACGACGTGCGGGCCAAGCTCGTTCTCGCGATCGACCGCGGGGTCCGAATCCCCGAAGGCAGCCGCGCGGCGATCCCCACCGCCCTGATCGGATTTGGCGACGGCACCCTGCTCGTGCTCCCTCCGGCGCGCCTTTCGGGCCGCCACGTATCTCCCGGCTCGACCCTCGCAGGGAGCAAGCTCTCGCTCCTCGAAGGGATGTTCCCCGAGCTTGGAGAGTCGGTGTCGGCGCTCAACGAAACTCTCAAGGCCACCCAAGACCTGATCGCCGACCGTGAACTGCGAGATCGGCTGACTTCCCTGCTTTCGACGACCGAGGAAACAGTCGCTCAATTCGGCAGGCTCGCGACCAACATTCAGGGCGTGGTCGTGACGAACCAGGCTTCGATCAAGAGCGCGATGGGCGACCTTGCTGCTGCGATGGAAAGCGTACGGCAGACCGCTGAGCTTGCGGCCAACCTCGCCGGCGACGAGCGATGGCAGCAGAGCGCAGGCGAGATTCTCGACAGCCTCAGCCGAACCGCCACCAAGGCAGAAGAGTTGCTCACCAGCGTCAATGAGTTTGTCAACGATCCTGAATTGCGAAACCCGCTCACCGCCTCGATCAAGAATGTCGAAACGATCACTGAGTCGGGCACGAGGGTCGCCACCAACGCCGAGGAGATATCGAAGAACGGGATCGCAATTACGAAAAACGTCGAAGAACTGACTTTGAAGGCGAACGCCCTTGCCGACCAGGCGTCGGATGTTCTGGAAAAGATCAAGGGCTTTTTTGACCGAGTGCCGGGAAGTTCGAGCTTTCAGGGCGTCGAGACCTCGATGTCCTTGCACCGGGACAACTTTCTCGATCGCTTTCGAACGGATTTCGAGGCCGAGGTCCCGATTTCGGGCGGCCGAGTTCACCTAGGAGTCTTCGACGCCTTCGAAGCGAATCGGCTCAACGTCCAATTCGGCAAGGACCTTGGATCGAACGTAAGGCTTCGATATGGGGTTTACGCGAGCAAGCCGGGCGCTGGGGTAGACTTCACGGTCGCGCCAAGGTTACGCATTCAGGGTGACCTGTACGACTTGAACAACCCGATGCTCGACCTGCGCACCCGAATCGATTTCGGGAACGGCCTGTTGGGTTGGGTGGGCATGAACTCCGTGTTCGACCGCAACGCGTTTACGGTCGGGCTGGGAATCCGAAGATAAGGTCCTATCGAAATGAAGGTGATTTTGAACGAGACGGTGCCCCAAGTGGGCAAGCGCGGACAGGTGGTCAACGTAGCGAACGGTTTTGCCCGGAACTTCCTGTTCCCGAGGGGCCTGGCTGTCGTTGCCGACAAGGGTCAGTTGAAGGTCCTCGAACTGCGGAGGGCCAAGCTTGAGAAGCTGGATTCCGAAACGCTGAGTTCCGCCGAGTCTGTACGCGAGAAGATTCATGGGAAGGAAGTCCGAATCGAGGCGAAGGCTGGCGCGGACACCACCAAGCTGTTTGGCGCAGTCACCTCCCAGGACATCGCCGACGCGATCAAGTCCCAACTCAAGGTGGAACTCGAGAAGAAGCAAATCGGGTTGTTGACTCCGATCAAGCGGCTGGGACGGCACAAGGTCGAGATCGACCTGCACCGGCAAGTTGACGCTTCCGTCGAATTGTTCGTGTTCGACCCGGAGCACCCCACCGAGGAACCGGTCGAAGCCAAGGCCGCTGAAGCTGCGCCCGAAGAGACCGCGTAAGCCCCTTCCGCTTCGAATGTCTGGGGAATTCCCCACGGGCGCGCCGATTCGGATTCCTTGAAGCTGCCCTTGGGCAGCGCCTAGGCTCGGGTCGCCATCTGCAAGACGAGCATCTCCAAGGCACCCTTGGCGTCGATCGCCGACCCCAACCCTTTGAGGGTCGCGTCGGTCTGAGCGATCGATCCCATCCACATCGACAGGCGATCGAGGTCAAGGGTTTGAGCCTGCCGAAGGGCCATGTTCTGAATCCAGTCCCTTTCCTTTGTGAGGTTGGGGCTCGTGGGAAACATCCTGAGCACTTCGACCGGCGCGTTGGAGGGTCGGCACCGCGCCTCGACGCAAAGCCTAGCTTGCCAAATCAGGCGAAGCTGCCGCGAGAGCGTCGGAAAAATACGCGAAAACACGGCGTCTTCGATCTTCCCTGAGCCTTCGATCAGCGTTTCGAGCTGCCGAAGCGCCTCTCCTGAATTACCCTCGACGGCGGCCCCGACAAGCTTGAAAACGTTCCACTCCCGCGAGGGCATGACGACAGACTTGACCGCCGCTTCGGATATTTGCTCGTCGTCGCCTACGTAAAGGACCAGCTTATCGAGTTCGGCAAGGGCGCGGCTCAGGTTGCCTCCGGTCATTTCCACCAGGAGGTCCATCGCCTTCGGTGTGAGGCTCTTGCCCGACTGACCCGCGTGGTCCTTGAGGTTCTTCTTGACCGAGGATTCGTCCGATTCGAACTGGACCGTCTTGCCTCCCAGTTTGGTGATCGTGGTCTCCCAAGCCTTCCGTACGGTCGCAAGGCGCCGTTGCTTATCGTCGTCGCCGAGTTCGTCGTCGGCTACGAAGAGCAGTGTGTTGGGATCGGGGACCTTCGAAAGTTGATCGAAAAGCGGCCCGAGCGCGTCGGCGGGTTGACCCGCCCGCAGGATGTTCCGAACGATGATGAGCCTTCGGTCTCCGAGAAACGGCAACGTCATCGCCGCCGTGATGTACTCCTCAGGGTTTGACCCGTCGGCGATGAATTGCTCGATGTTGAACTCAGAGTCGTCACCCATCGCCTCGTGAAGCTGCCGCAAGGCTTGCAGGCGCAGATAGGGCTCTTCGCCCGAAAACAGCGCGATTCGGCTCTTGAAGACCGCTTCTACCGAGAAACTCATAGTGGACCGCTACGCGGAGTTGTCCGGCTCCGCTTCTGTATTGTGCCCCGAAACCGTGGGCCT
The genomic region above belongs to Candidatus Nitrosymbiomonas proteolyticus and contains:
- a CDS encoding ABC type transporter, substrate binding protein, which produces MQGAWKVGLLVVVFGVLLVAGFQFLGKSVFAQPTDEYYAELESVEGISEGTKVLMAGVPIGTVRRVELTDDVRAKLVLAIDRGVRIPEGSRAAIPTALIGFGDGTLLVLPPARLSGRHVSPGSTLAGSKLSLLEGMFPELGESVSALNETLKATQDLIADRELRDRLTSLLSTTEETVAQFGRLATNIQGVVVTNQASIKSAMGDLAAAMESVRQTAELAANLAGDERWQQSAGEILDSLSRTATKAEELLTSVNEFVNDPELRNPLTASIKNVETITESGTRVATNAEEISKNGIAITKNVEELTLKANALADQASDVLEKIKGFFDRVPGSSSFQGVETSMSLHRDNFLDRFRTDFEAEVPISGGRVHLGVFDAFEANRLNVQFGKDLGSNVRLRYGVYASKPGAGVDFTVAPRLRIQGDLYDLNNPMLDLRTRIDFGNGLLGWVGMNSVFDRNAFTVGLGIRR
- a CDS encoding 50S ribosomal protein L9, which produces MKVILNETVPQVGKRGQVVNVANGFARNFLFPRGLAVVADKGQLKVLELRRAKLEKLDSETLSSAESVREKIHGKEVRIEAKAGADTTKLFGAVTSQDIADAIKSQLKVELEKKQIGLLTPIKRLGRHKVEIDLHRQVDASVELFVFDPEHPTEEPVEAKAAEAAPEETA
- a CDS encoding 50S ribosomal protein L7/L12, with the protein product MASTVETIVEQISNMTALELSELKTALEEKFGVSAAAPMMGMPMMMPGAGGGDAAPAAEEKTEFDAVLASVGDQKLQVIKVVRELTGLGLKEAKDLVDGAPQPIKQGVPKEEADKIAAAIAEVGGKVEVK
- a CDS encoding Clp protease ClpX, yielding MWQRFTERARKVVFYAQEEAQKFGEGYVSTEHLLLGLVRESESVASRVLEKLGVSLGRVRSEVEKQLPRGESRTAQEMTLTPRAKRVIDLAYDEARQLNNNYIGTEHLLLGLIREGDGLAGRVLTKLGVELDRARKEVQSLQENETQGRSSGRAAHAPGTKTPTLDEFGRDLTDLARDGRLDPVVGRISEIERVMQILCRRTKNNPCLIGDPGVGKTAIAEGLALRIISGDIPDLLRDKRIVALDLAGLVAGTKYRGEFEERMKKVMEEVRKADGQVILFVDELHTLVGAGAAEGAIDASNIMKPALARGELQCIGATTQDEFRKYIERDAALERRFQAVKVREPSLEEAKDILKGLRERYEAHHKVEITDDAIEAAVSLSNRYISDRSLPDKAIDLIDEAASRVRLQQSLPPLDIRQDRAKLKKLAEDIEHIKKRQHDESAVTKMEEEYEALEHDLANREESWDQQEKPEPIVNESEIASIVQSWTGIPVTRLVEAESQKLLRMEDDLHERIIGQHEAVAAVSRAIRRSRSGLKDPKRPMGTFIFLGPTGVGKTELAKALAAYLYEKESNIVRIDMSEYMERFSVSRLVGAPPGYVGYDEGGQLTEQVRRNPYCVVLLDEIEKAHPDVFNILLQIMEDGQLTDSQGRTVDFRNTLLIMTSNVGVKPIELDQGLGFRAVKQDIDDPRTYEAMKNKMMDEMKKLFRPEFLNRIDEVIVFHHLKKDEILRIADLYLRRVNEQAAALNLTIELSDEVKDMLVDKGYDPNLGARPLRRAVQRFIEDPLSEELLYGRFSAGDVVVATLDAEGAVVFKKKGGDGGSKRKEKALAKG
- a CDS encoding DNA polymerase III, delta subunit, which gives rise to MSFSVEAVFKSRIALFSGEEPYLRLQALRQLHEAMGDDSEFNIEQFIADGSNPEEYITAAMTLPFLGDRRLIIVRNILRAGQPADALGPLFDQLSKVPDPNTLLFVADDELGDDDKQRRLATVRKAWETTITKLGGKTVQFESDESSVKKNLKDHAGQSGKSLTPKAMDLLVEMTGGNLSRALAELDKLVLYVGDDEQISEAAVKSVVMPSREWNVFKLVGAAVEGNSGEALRQLETLIEGSGKIEDAVFSRIFPTLSRQLRLIWQARLCVEARCRPSNAPVEVLRMFPTSPNLTKERDWIQNMALRQAQTLDLDRLSMWMGSIAQTDATLKGLGSAIDAKGALEMLVLQMATRA
- a CDS encoding 50S ribosomal protein L10, whose product is MPTAEKQRTIEEVGELYSKSAGLLFTDYRGLKVRELQELRSKLKDAGGEIHVVKNTLLRLGVGEVMNELPLEYHSGPTAVAFVFENESACAKVLVDFAKTHKAFEVKGGYISGKSFDAKAVEFLSKLPSREELIAQVVGLVAAPLSQLVGVVEAIYAQPIRTVYAAADKLMEGQPSPAAEPQAEASGPEPDAPAAESETPAQDSPAEPEPASEPTPIAEAEENTPEAEASPNESN